The Salmo trutta chromosome 22, fSalTru1.1, whole genome shotgun sequence genome contains the following window.
GATATTTTGTGCAATTtttgattgtgtgtattgttattatattgctaaatattactacactgttggagctagaagcataagcatttttCAGTACCTGCAATAACAtttgcaaatctgtgtacgcgaccaataaactttgatttgatttaaagtccTCCATAACAGGTGATAAAGAGCCATAAGTTTCCATCATATCTTTGACATCACTGAGGGTTTTTTGTGTTAGTCAGTGGTAATGACAGTCACCTTGTATAGCACTCACCAAACAGAGAATTAGATCAAGGCGGAAATAGTTAGATGGCTTGTAGAGTAGTGGATCAAGATAGGGGTTGGTTACTATTACGTAACATTGTTGAAGTCCTAACTACGGCAAGCTCAAGTATGAAATGTTACtttgtttctcctcctctccagaaccATGGTGTTCCATAAGGAATTTCAGACTGCAGGGAAGGAGCCTGGTCTTCAGGTGTGGCGCGTGGAGAAGATGGATCTGAAGCCGGTTCTTAAACAGCTCCACGGGAACTTCTTCACTGGAGACTGTTACGTTCTTCTCTACACCACTGCCGCCCCCTCATACTACATCCACATGTggctgggtgagagagagagctggttaCCCGACTGATATAGCTTATCACCATGGTCACTCAGGCTGAGCCTTTTAACCATTATCCTATACATGCAGGAAATGCCCACATAGTGATAAGGGTTATCAAAAGATACATGCCTGTTCACTTGTCATATCTATTTGATAATTAACTAAAAGGTTCCTCCCTTGTGTTGTTGTGTATGCTCCGGGGAGAAGTTACCCCtatgtacagatctaggatcagcaatcctaaccttaaccattagtaggACAAATGCTAAACTGATCCAAGAACTgcacctaggggaaacttcaccctacaccGTTCTGTATGTTCATATGGACTTTCCCATTGGTCTTCTTCCTCAACTCCCCACGTCTCTATTGGCTGATACCACAGGAAGTGAGAGTTCTCAGGATGAGAAAGGTGCGGCGGCCATCTTTACCACCCAGCTGGATGATTTCCTGGGCGGAGACCCGGTCCAGTTCAGAGAGGTGCAGAACAACGAGTCTCTCACCTTCCTGGGTTACTTCAAGTCTGGCATCAAGTACAAGGTTAGATATTACAGAACAACATCTCGGAGAGACAGTTGGGCATATCAGCTTAGATCAAATCGCCATAGAAAAAACTTGAGTGTttcttggttaaataaagatacCCACACACGAgcgcacactctacacacacacatatattgtaatattgttgtatggtggtattatacattttgtattgtagatatgtggtggtgtaaTTATGTTAAATTatgtattgttttatattttgttttatgcgtgatgtaagtgccttaatgtgtttggaccccagaaaggggatccttaataaatacagtaCTGCACATCCTTTTAAAAATGACTGAAGGTCTCGCTGTGTCTCGCATGACAACCCCAGTATAGCTTTGGTTTCCCTTTCCAGCACTTAGATGCTTACTCTGTTGTTATACATCCCACTACTATACTTCTCTAAGTATGTCAGTGACATTGAACCCCAATGAATTTGAAGAGAAGGGTAATTATCAAAAAGAATGTGCATGGGTTTCTCATTAGGTTAAGTATTGGTAAGTAGAGTGGAGTCCCATTTGAACTTGTTGACTAATGAGACTCAATTTCACAGCTATTGATTACCAGCGTCCAGTTAAAGGATAGTAAAATGTGTATTAATCAGTACTCTAGTGAGAACAACAGCAACACACCCATCAAAGTATTGAAATACTAATGAGTCATGACACATGTTGCACATATTTGAAGCTGTACATGCACAAAAGAGGGATTTGCTAAAAAGGTAACTGTGCTATTTATAGTAATGTGTGTATTTAAGTTTTAGCATCTGCAGTCGATAAAGTTTTCCATAGAGGGTTGCCATGGAGAGTTTCAAATGATGGACAGGCTAAGGGAGGACACATATGGGTCTAATTCCAGGAAAGCCAAATGGCTGCATGTCTGGCAAGATTTTACATTGGCTTCTGGATTGGCAAGTAGAGGAAGCTATGGAAGTAAATGTTTACTTACTACTCTGAACAAAGTTGCTGACAATGACGTTGGAGTTTAACATGCAGTAtgtaacataaatatatataaactTCTTTTAAGCAATTCATTATTGTTAGCTTTGTTAACCTGATTTCTATTTTCATTCTCTGTCCTTTAGCAAGGTGGGGTGGCCTCTGGCTTCCAGCACGTGGTGACCAACGACATGAACGTCAAGCGTCTGCTGCACATCAAGGGCCGCAGGGCCATCAGGGCCACAGAGGTAGACATGTCTTGGTCCAGCTTCAACAGAGGAGACTGTTTCATCATCGACCTAGGAAAGGTGAGGCTGGGATAGCCTATTGGTGACTAAGCTAAATTATGATATGTTACTAAGTCTCCTCAACCAGACTCGTGTGTTGAACTTGGCCAATGCTACATAAGGGGATTGTCACATAGGCAGAAACACAATGATCCCACATGCACAATGTTTGCATATGTGTAATGAGGGTGATTTGACAGCCCTCTCCAAAGAAGGAGATACCCCAGTTGTTATTTTGTGGATCATGCATGAGCATGCATAAGTAGGGAGAGTGGGATATGTTGAGCCATTTTGTACATTCAGCATCAcgccgtcaagggaaatatagtattctgtctaacaaagatatctacatatattttagGATGGTCTGTATCCCTGggaataatcagaattcatgtaaacattaccgTCTTGAAAACATTGCAtgtccaaaaaaagtggtctcctgGCACGGCTTACCCAGGgtgtggggtaagttgagccccgggacagggtaagttaaacCGCCTACAAATTTCTGTGCTGAATTAAATATTagcactacctttttaaaaccatgtctagcTTTTTTtgccaaacacaattcaacacaatcgcttttttgtcttttaataattttaagaatattttaacacaggcttaacacctacCAAACATTATTTTTcaacacttttaacataggccaggtcctgttgttacctcatatcccagggataatgccttgcattaccccaggaaagaaaacacttcaatttgcttaacttgccattggctcaacttaccccaaggcaaacattttgactaaatTAGCCCAcgcagctacaaggatgcacttccATGCTAGGTATATTTAAGCTTATAGAGGCctcaactgatgtatagaacaatcgtAAAAGTATCTaatttggtttagatacaagcatcatgaaacctctaacacaaacTAAATGTTTTTTGGGCCTGACTTGCTTATCAAAtgatacattttgtgtatggtttcctataAACAAGGGTGGCTTGTCGTACCcatttggctcaacttaccccactctcccctatgcaTAAAGGCAAGAGTCTCTTCCCTTAGTCTGAGTCATGGCCATTCAGACAGCTTTTGTTTCTATTCTCAGGACATCTTCCAGTGGTGTGGCAGCGAGTGCAACAGATTTGAGCGTCTGAAGGCATCCCAGGTGGCCATCGATGTCCGTGACAACGAGAGGAATGGCCGTGCCACGCTGCTGATGATTGAGGAGGGAGGAGAGCCACAGGCTGTCATCGACGTgagtaactctctctctcacacacacacacacacacacacacacccacacacacagatgatcgCGGAGGGAGGATAGCCACCTTCACCACCACTTCCTGACCCTGTTACATTGGAAGGGTCAGAGAATATGAGAGGGATGGTTTCTGGTATCTGGCATTATTATACGCTCTGGGCATGCTAAGACATTGTGGTACGACCTTATCTCATTCGATGCATTTAAAGGGTAAGGAGTTGTTCCTAGGCTTGCATGGTGGTCATAAACTATATACAAGGTATTTTATGCAATGCTGGAACTTTTTTAGAGGAGTGCACTGGGACTTCTTAGGCAGAGCTGATTAACTTGTCTATGACTTATTTCCCCTTATTCACGACATGAAGCATTGTTGTGATTGTGTTTATTTTTAGGCTCTAGGGACCAAACCCAACATCCCTGCAGGAAGCCCTGATGACGAGTCTGTTGATAGATCCAACCAGAAGAAGGGAGCTCTCTACATGGTAAAGATTTGCAGCCTTGTGATGCTCCCAATCTGACGTGTGTGTGTTATGGCATGGCGCTGCGCTGTGCACTGTGACAGCAAAAGTATCAATTTCCGTTGTCTCTGTATAATATTGATGAATAAAGATGTATTGTAGATCTCTGATGCGGCCGGCTCCATGAAGGCTTCAGTGGTGGCCCAGACCAGCCCCTTTAAACAAGAAATGCTTTCCCCCAGTGAGTGTTACATTCTGGACAATGGAGTGGACAGCAAGATCTTCATCTGGAAAGGACCTAGTGCCAACACAGCTGAACGCAATGCTGCCATGAAGGCCGCAGAGCAGTTCATCAAGGAGAAGAAGTACCCCAGACACACTCAGGTAACGTTACATCAAACTTCTCCCCCGTCACTACTGCTGCCTTGAATATTCTGAACTTGTACCCATATTTGGGAAGTTAGTCTCAAGTGGTAACACAGCCAACTCCGGAAGAGCACATGTTAATCCCCCTGGTCCGGCATTTTCCATACATAAGGGAAATGGCATTCCATGACAGCCACCACTCCACATCCCATCAACACCCTCTCAGATCTGTGGACTGATCAAGTCCTTAGAAGTCTACTCTATTTTATTCTACAGGTCCAGGTGTTGCCAGGCGGAGGAGAGACCACCCTGTTCAAGCAGTTCTTCTGTAACTGGAAGGATAAGGACCAGACCACGGGCCCAGGCCAGGCCTACAGCTTGGGGCGTATCGCCAAGGTGGTGCAGGTCCCCTTTGACTCCTCCGGCCTGCACACCAACAAGACCATGGCAGCCCAGCACGGCATGGTGGATGACGGATCCGGGAAGGTTCAGGTACGGCTGGAAGAGAGTAGTGATGACATACGATGATCTAACTCAGGACTATTTAAAACAAGTGGCACTGgctgggaaaggggatacctagtcagttgtacaactgaatgcattcaattgaAATGTATCTTTTGCAAAGGTACTGGAGGAGAGGTTTGGGAAATACTGATCTAACTCTACTACTCCTGGTGTGTTTAATGTAGAACATGACACACTGGGAGAagtacagtgagtgtacaaaacattatgaacacattAGGTTTCATTTCTGGTGTCATGCCACCTCTCTCTGCCAGCTGCCAGGCTATTTCTGCTGGTGGGATGTGGAGCACTCTTGTAACTTGTctccccacttctaaaaccaaagttgcgcccctatCAAGAATGGTacaacacccaaaggacatccttgacacaactgttggaagcatttgacccagcatccctgtggaacgctttcgataccttgtagagtccatgctcaaCGAATTGAGggagttctgagggcaaaagttggggtgcaactcaatattaggaatgtgttattaatattttgtacactcagtgtatgtcgtAATGTAAAGGCGATGGATTTCCTCCTCAGGTGTGGCGTGTGGAGGATGGTGACCAGGTGCCAGTGGACCCCTCCAGCTATGGCCAGTTCTATGGAGGTGACTGCTACCTGGTCCTGTACAGCTACCGCCTGGGAGGCAGGGAGCAGCACATCATCTACACCTGGTGAGTATTGTTCACCATGTCGCCACAAGAGGGAGACATAATCAGGCTTAAGCTATAGGCCTAGCTCTGCAGGAGGCAGGAGCACATCCGTTCTCTGTGTTTGTCCTTATTCATATCCCTgtaagattgattgattgatgattgcAGGCAGGGGCTGAAGTGTACTCAGGATGAGCTGGCTGCCTCCGCCTTCCTGACTGTCAGGCTGGATGACTCCATGGGAGGGTCTCCTGTCCAGGTAAAATACTAATTCAGACACTATTCATAACAGATATATCTTATTTAATCACATCACATATGTCATAAGAAGGGGTTCTCTGTATATCATTGTCTTGACTTAAATGGTTGGACTTGTGAAGGCTCCAGAGGCACTGCTCTGTGGCTGACCCTGTGCAGGTTCCAGACTCTTGTGCGTGTGTCGATCCTATTCTGTGGTTTGACGGATATGCTGAAgtgtctcctctcctactctctcctccaGGTGCGTGTGACTCAGGGCCAGGAGCCGGCCCACCTGATGAGTCTGTTCAAGGGTAAGCCCATGGTGATCCACCTGGGCGGAACATCCCGTAAGGGGGGCCAGAGCAGGGTGGGCTCCACACGCCTCTTCCACATCCGCCAGAGCTCCACCAGGGCCACACGGGCTGTAGAGGTCAGTCAGTCATACaacatataaatcaaatcaaaatgtattggttgcatacatatatacacacacacactgaaggcctatgtAGGTTTAGGTGATCACACAACATACACAACCTACAGTACTAAACACTGATATTTTGAATGATCCTGATTACTTTAAATTAGGGCAGAAGTTATGAAGTTACATAAGGAATATGAGAAAGGAAAAATGTATATTCTGCCAGTTAATAAAGGAACTGAGGAGGATTATAGGATATGAGTACCTCACCACTTCTTTCTCTCGCTATCACTCCCTCGCTCCCATTCTCTCCTATCCAGGTGGAGCCCTCTGCTGCATTCCTGAACACCAATGATGTGTTTGTGCTGAAGTCCCCTAACACTGTGTTCCTGTGGAGGGGAGTGGGGGCCACTGAGGAGGAGCTGGCTGCAGCCCAATACGTCACCTCTTTCCTGGGAGGAGGAAGTGCCACTGAGGTGTCAGAGGGCAAGGAGCCAGGTGGGTGTTTTAGTCTTACACCTAATCACAGGCATAACATAACATATTTTAGTGATGATAGGATTCATTTACATTAGGTTTTTCTCTTTTAAATACGTTTATTGTAGCACTTTTATTAGCAAATAATACATGTGAACAGTCATTACAAAATTACTCACTTTaatttatttgtgtgtttttctAGAGCTACTTTTGTTTTTGAGGCAAATGTCATTGCCCCTTTTATAGTTCATTTTTCAGATTTTCCTTAATTTGCATTGAATTAAACTTGTTTTCCATACTGGTATGATGAGTGTTTCTGATGTACCATATTGTATTGTTCTGCATCCTTCCCCAGCTGGGTTCTGGTCTGCTCTGGGAGGGAAGAAGGAGTACCAGACCTCTAGGAGTCTGCAGAAGATGGTTAAGCCACCACGCCTGTTTGGCTGCTCTAACAAGACTGGCAGGCTCATAGTGAGTAGAGGGGGATTTCTCTTAGTGTAGGGATGGAATATTTTATTGTGAAGGATACTctgtattcatctctctctctcaggctgaggAGGTGCCTGGAGATTTCAACCAGTCAGACTTGGCAACTGATGACGTCATGCTTCTGGACACTTGGGATCAGGTAAGGTCTTGGCCTGAAGTTGAAGACCATTAAACAGTATAATCCACATGATCCCAGTGGCTCTGATACAACTGAAGTCCTGCCATGATAGTTTTTAAAGGATGTGGTCCAATCCTCCAATCCCCCTCCACATTCTGCTTTTATTGTTTCCCTATCCCATGATCCCCTGAGGGTGCAGGGTTgaagccatagaaatagaatgacataCTTCTTGGCATGGGTACACCCAATATGGACGCCGCTCCACCCATCAAGGAGCATTGATTTGAATGGGAATGGccgttctagtcattctatttgtTCTATTACTTTTACAGATCTTCCTCTGGATCGGCAACGAGGCCAATGAGGTGGAAAGGACCGGATCAGCAAAAATTGGTACGATTGATTAATAATCTATTGGCCGTTGTTGATGCATACACGCTATCACTACCTCAGTGTAGTCACTAACAAAAAGTGTCAATCtatagcagggtttcccaaactctgtcctgggccACCCCGTTTAGtttttttccctagcactacacagcggaTTCAAAGAATCAAAGCTTGAttatgagttgatcatttgaatcagctgtgtagtgctaggccAAGACCGAGTTTGTGAAACTGATCTATGGAGCTTAATGTAGAGCTTTCTTGTCTTTCAGCCAAAGACTATGTGGATTCGGACCCTTCTGGTCGCCGGGGCATTGCCATCACTACGATCAAGCAGGGAATGGAACCACCAACCTTCACCGGCTGGTTCCAGGCCTGGGACCCCAAGTTGTGGGAAACTGACCCTCTGGAGCGTATCCGCGCCCGCTTTTAAACTTTACTGTGCTCAACCACTTCCTCCTGCTCCCTCCCCTCGCATGGCTTCTTCTCCTGCATTATCCTTTACTCCTGAAAACACAAGGCCAAGACATCTGCAAGACATATGCAAGCAGTTGGTCCCATAAACCCAATGAAACTGGTCTGGTCCATTATATTGTATTAGCCtagtctcagatctgtttgtgttcttGCATACTCAATTGCTGGTATTGTCAAGCCAAATGTTTGTCATGAAAGTGAGTGACAAGAAGTTggaatgatagcacaaacagactggcactcaggctatgcTTGGATGACTATCTCAGAAAATGTTATGTCTTTATTTTGTTATTATCATTTATAAGTGTATGGCTTCTCAATGAAACAAGTGCCAATGCTCAAACAGAGGAATGATGGTTAAATGCAAAAAAATGCACTTTTGCTATCTTATATGCAAAAAAATAAGCATAACAAAGTCTATTTCATGCTTGTATACTGTCGTAATTTTACTCTGAATCCGATAAAAATGTACTTCTGAAGAGAAACAACCAGGTTTTATGGGATTTGATGATTGTTGTAATTAAACATCCTGCTTTTTGAAAGGAGgttgtgtttttttattgtttcttgcattatgtacactgaacaaaaatataaacgcaacatgtaaagtgttggtcccatgtttcatgaacagaaataaaagatcccagaattgttccatactcacaaaaagcttatttctctcaaatgttgtgcacaaatgtgtttatatccctgttagtgagcatttattctttgccaagataatccatccatctgacagctgtagcatatcaagaagctgattaaaccccatgatcattacacagatgcaccttgtgctggggacaataaaaggccactctaaaatgtgcaattttgtcacacaacacaatgccacagatgtctcaagtttttgagggagtgtgcaattggtatgctgactgcaggaatgtccaccagaactgttaaCAGAGAATGTAATGgctatttctctaccataagctgcaaccaatgtcattttagagaatttggcagtacatagacagaagaggactggacacATCTCAGAGCATGGTTACTCTCTAGTTTTCTTCCCAGCTTCCTGTTTTTCTTGGGTGTTTTATTTCTAGCAACCGTgccagctcccctctctccaccgggATTATCTGCCTCTGACCTTATTaaaggggctgagtcactggttttctctttctctctctctctctctctctctctatttcaattcaattacattcaaAGGGCTttcttggcatgggaaacatatgttcacCCAATAGATAGTTGAGTTTaccaaaatttgatttgttttggaatcatttctctctctctgtctatctctaccgcacctgctgtctcgacctctgaattcTGGGttatgaaaagtcaactgacatttactcctgaggtgctgacctgttgcaccctctataaccactgtgattattatttgaccctgcaagtcatctatgaatgtttgaacatcttgaagagaGATCGGTCCTTAATGGCCAAGTACTCTTATAATccccacctggcacagccagaagaggactggccacctctcagagcctgtttcttctctagatttcttcctaggtttctgcTTTTCTACAGTgtttttttcctagccaccatgcttttacatctgcattgcttgctgtttggggttttaggctgggattcTTGTGACaaatgctgatgtaaaaagggctttatacaatacatttgattgattgtgtgtgtgtataggtgtagGCTATGTGTATGTGCTGGGTGGTAGACAATTTACCCATGACACAGTGTTTATTTACCTTAGTCTGACtgacaccaaacacacaccaaaGTCTTCCTCTACTCTCCCTCGCTGTGTACCACATGAGTCTCGTCAGCCAGGCTAAGTTTGCCCACACACCCTACTTCTTTTACCACTATCCCCGCTAACCCACAGCCACCCCACTAATCAATCTCATATTAAAGTCTTATGACATTAGTTAAGCCCTCAGATGGGGCCAGGCGTActtctctcagtgtgtgtgtgtgtgtgtgtgtgtgtgtgtgtgtgtgtgtgtgtgtgtgtgtgtgtgtgtgtgtttgtgtgctatcgcatcccacaactgtctcagactatgtttggaatatttatttctcacacagaatagaataggtcaacttttgtactatggggaatagcagattgacataggctagtgcttttgctgtttttTTCCTTAGgactactcatcttgttggctgacaaaaagtagAGGTTGACAGTTCTTCTAATGTCTTCAATATGTGCCTCGGACACGTGCAGTTGCGTCCAGGATGTGTCTgccttcacttgtagcctgtgagaaagacttGATCACTGGACTGGCATTGGACAATGAGAATTGAgctatctgagagagccatgtgagtaaGAGGTGCTTTGGAGCAGGCAGCCTGGGaaaaatgtattataataattatttcagccaaagggcacaacggccactagACACTAAAGGCATAAACATTTTAGGGgccattacggccacacaaagggaatGCCGCTGTGAAATTCGAGGCaatatcaagtgcttgtcaaattgtgaatgagagactcaTGAAGTGTGTGCAACCTgagcaaaaaacaaagcagagctcatgcctttcatgaaGCGTTTTTAAAATCATCgttagagtctcatcatgcagccttagaatgtattaaacattaaaacatgtagcccaatgtttgtatcaCATCTAAAGttgtaaaataatgccatggaattcttagcaaatcttgtctgctaaatgaactagtgtagcccacagccatatggcataaggacaactcagagtatgctattctgttcttctgaaatagactacagtttattcatatcatgtttcttctGACCAGTTTAAAAtatataatggatttattgtgatggtgtagctTTGTCACATGGacttattagactttttaaaatgtatattttccaaaggtctgcatcagtggtgAACGACAAGTCACTGGAGTGGCGAACCacacttgctgtctctgcctggccagctcccctctctccaccgggATTATCTGCCTCTGACCTTATTaaaggggctgagtcactggtttgctgtctctctctctctctctctctctctctctctctctctctctctctctctctctctttctctctctctctctctctctccctctctctctctatttcaattcaattacattcaaAGGGCGttcttggcatgggaaacatatgttcacCCAATAGATATTTGAGTTTaccaaaatttgatttgttttggaatcatttctctctctctgtctatctctaccgcacctgctgtctcgacctctgaattaTGGGttatgaaaagtcaactgacatttactcctgaggtgctgacctgttgcgccctctataaccactgtgataattttttgaccctgctggtcatctatgaatgtttgaacatcttgaagaaagaTCGGGCCTTAATGGCCAAGTACTCTTATAATccccacctggcacagccagaagaggactggccacctctcagagcctgtttcttctctagatttcttcctaggtttctgcTTTTCTACAGTgtttttttcctagccaccatgcttttacatctgcattgcttgctgtttggggttttaggctgggattcTTGTGACaaatgctgatgtaaaaagggcttatacaatacatttgattggttgtgtgtgtataggtgtagGCTATGTGTATGTGCTGGGTGGTAGACAATTTACCCATGACACAGTGATAATTTACCCTAGTCTGACtgacaccaaacacacaccaaaGTTTTTCTCTACTCTCCTCGCTGTGTACCACATTAGTCTCGTCAGCCAGGCTAAGTTTGCCACACACCCTACTTATTTTACCACTATCCCCGCTAACCCACAGCCACCACACTAATCAATCTCATATTAAAGTCTTATGACATTAGTTAAGCCCTCAGATGGGGCCAGGCGTACttctctcagtgtgtgtggtgtgtgtggtgtgtgtgtgtgtgtgtgtgtgtgtgtgtgtgtgtgcgtgcgtgcgtgcgtgcgtgtgtgcgtgcctgcgtgcgtgtgtgtgtgtgctatcgcatcccacaactgtctcagactatgtttggaatatttatttctcacacagaatagaataggtcaacttttgtactatggggaatagcagattgacataggctagtgcttttgctgtttttTTCCTTAGgactactcatcttgttggctgacaaaaagtagAGGTTGACAGTTCTTCTAATGTCTTCAATATGTGCCTCGGACACGTGCAGTTGCGTCCAGGATGTGTCTgccttcacttgtagcctgtgagaaagacttGATCACTGGACTGGCATTGGACAATGAGAATTGAgctatctgagagagccatgtgagtaaGAGGTGCTTTGGAGCAGGCAGCCTGGGaaaaatgtattataataattatttcaGCCAAAGGGCACAATGGCCACTAGACACTAAAGGCATACAAATTGTAGGgccattacggccacacaaagggaatGCCGCTGTGAAATTAGAGGCAATATCAAGTGCTTGTCacattgtgaatgagagactgatgaagtgtgtgcaacctgagcaaaaaacaaagcagagctcatgcctttcatgaagcgtttttcaaatcatcgttagagtctcatcatgcagccttagaatgtattaaacattAAAACATGTAGCCAAATGTTTGTATCACAAATAAAGttgtaaaataatgccatg
Protein-coding sequences here:
- the LOC115158585 gene encoding gelsolin; translated protein: MVFHKEFQTAGKEPGLQVWRVEKMDLKPVLKQLHGNFFTGDCYVLLYTTAAPSYYIHMWLGSESSQDEKGAAAIFTTQLDDFLGGDPVQFREVQNNESLTFLGYFKSGIKYKQGGVASGFQHVVTNDMNVKRLLHIKGRRAIRATEVDMSWSSFNRGDCFIIDLGKDIFQWCGSECNRFERLKASQVAIDVRDNERNGRATLLMIEEGGEPQAVIDALGTKPNIPAGSPDDESVDRSNQKKGALYMISDAAGSMKASVVAQTSPFKQEMLSPSECYILDNGVDSKIFIWKGPSANTAERNAAMKAAEQFIKEKKYPRHTQVQVLPGGGETTLFKQFFCNWKDKDQTTGPGQAYSLGRIAKVVQVPFDSSGLHTNKTMAAQHGMVDDGSGKVQVWRVEDGDQVPVDPSSYGQFYGGDCYLVLYSYRLGGREQHIIYTWQGLKCTQDELAASAFLTVRLDDSMGGSPVQVRVTQGQEPAHLMSLFKGKPMVIHLGGTSRKGGQSRVGSTRLFHIRQSSTRATRAVEVEPSAAFLNTNDVFVLKSPNTVFLWRGVGATEEELAAAQYVTSFLGGGSATEVSEGKEPAGFWSALGGKKEYQTSRSLQKMVKPPRLFGCSNKTGRLIAEEVPGDFNQSDLATDDVMLLDTWDQIFLWIGNEANEVERTGSAKIAKDYVDSDPSGRRGIAITTIKQGMEPPTFTGWFQAWDPKLWETDPLERIRARF